One Pecten maximus chromosome 7, xPecMax1.1, whole genome shotgun sequence genomic window carries:
- the LOC117331553 gene encoding uncharacterized protein LOC117331553: protein MATSTSQPDDVNCPDDSKDGLVAGLVICVVLLVAVTGILVFFIAKHKGWIKTGRLNFKIPKLRRTGQTNERGNCESSTYQERVSPKDLKSKTTGNMSYDMCLPTNTGTGTRSENIKNDEHDQSAGTRISTVSGRSYLELIVEPDNSPMYENVENTNLMRNKTGDDHKLNVSNERQSDIYINFGSDVSDDKNGGSLEEQEGEECDQIYTNVEISEENLSRHGNSNSDEITGEGGENYFVLEKTDSVQDESYLPNAKNQFEISENYFVLEPQNESDD from the exons ATGGCGACTTCGACGTCACAACCGGATGACGTCAACTGTCCTGACGATTCTAAGGACGGTTTGGTTGCTGGGTTAGTCATCTGTGTCGTCCTACTAGTAGCTGTGACTGGAATCCTGGTGTTCTTTATTGCCAAACACAAGGGTTGGATAAAAACGGGCAG ATTGAATTTCAAAATCCCAAAACTTAGAAGAACAGGACAAACCAACGAAAGGGGAAATTGTGAG TCATCAACATATCAAGAAAGAGTATCACCAAAAGATTTGAAATCTAAAACAACTGGAAATATGTCGTACGATATGTGTCTACCTACAAATACTGGCACCGGAACCAGAAGTGAAAATATAAAGAACGACGAACATGATCAGTCAGCCGGAACGCGGATATCGACAGTGAGCGGGAGGTCTTATCTGGAACTTATTGTTGAACCAGACAATTCACCAATGTATGAAAATGTCGAGAACACAAACCTGATGAGAAATAAAACTGGTGATGATCACAAATTAAATGTTTCCAATGAGCGTCAGAGcgatatatacattaattttgGAAGTGACGTCAGTGATGATAAAAATGGTGGAAGCTTAGAGGAACAGGAAGGTGAAGAGTGTGATCAGATTTATACTAATGTTGAGATTTCTGAAGAAAACCTAAGTAGACATGGCAACAGCAATTCAGACGAAATTACTGGTGAAGGTGGagaaaattattttgttttggaaaaaacAGATAGCGTTCAAGATGAATCGTATCTACCAAATGCCAAAAACCAATTCGAAATTTCAGAAAACTATTTTGTGCTAGAGCCGCAGAATGAGAGCGATGATTAA